One stretch of Streptomyces sp. R21 DNA includes these proteins:
- a CDS encoding LPXTG cell wall anchor domain-containing protein, whose translation MSYRTYQKRTAVLALGAALAGSAVLMAAPAAQAAVVNVNYQCKTPIGDKSAVSPIDIKSVKNGSAYKLTMSWQKGVSSSPVELGKGAVNPSAVIKVGGADGGTVSVSGPANAAAIPANTPIKISDLSGTYTPRKSGSVTFTAGVLTIKALGTTTTCTPSNSPKPSLTLDVTAAGGGSGSGGTQSGSGADSGGQLPQTGPEDSAIALGTLGGTVLLAGAAGTLWLTRRNQHRAVRR comes from the coding sequence GTGTCGTACCGGACGTACCAGAAACGAACCGCCGTGCTCGCGCTCGGCGCGGCCCTGGCCGGCTCGGCGGTGCTGATGGCCGCCCCCGCAGCCCAGGCCGCCGTCGTGAACGTCAACTACCAGTGCAAGACGCCGATCGGCGACAAGAGCGCCGTCTCGCCCATCGACATCAAGAGCGTCAAGAACGGCAGCGCCTACAAGCTCACCATGTCCTGGCAGAAGGGCGTCTCCTCCAGCCCGGTGGAGCTGGGCAAGGGCGCGGTGAACCCGAGCGCGGTCATCAAGGTGGGAGGCGCGGACGGCGGCACGGTGTCGGTGTCGGGCCCCGCCAACGCGGCGGCCATCCCCGCCAACACCCCCATCAAGATCAGTGACTTGAGCGGCACGTACACGCCGAGGAAGAGCGGCAGTGTCACCTTCACCGCGGGTGTGCTCACCATCAAGGCGCTCGGCACGACCACCACGTGCACCCCCTCGAACAGCCCCAAACCCTCACTGACCCTCGACGTCACGGCCGCGGGCGGCGGCTCCGGCTCCGGAGGGACGCAGTCCGGCTCCGGTGCGGACTCCGGCGGGCAGCTCCCGCAGACCGGCCCCGAGGACTCGGCGATCGCGCTCGGCACGCTCGGCGGCACGGTGCTGCTCGCGGGCGCGGCGGGCACGCTGTGGCTGACCCGAAGG